The genomic interval ACGATGTGCAACGAAGAGTCACGCGTCAATCAACTGATCCGTGGCCATTACGGCACGTTCACCTTCGGCAATGGCGAAAAATTTGATGGGTTTGATTTCACACCAGAACGCCGGCAAGTCACAGCAGAGGGTGACAAAGAAAAACGCTCCTTTGAACCTGAACGCATCGCGACCGAAGCCGTTCCCAACACCACCAAAGCCCACTTCGCGAACTTCATCGACTCCTGCGAAGCCGGTGACCCGATGATGTGCAACAACCCGCCAGACCTAGGCGCCGCCGCGATGGCCGTGGTCAACCTGGGTGCCCAGAGCTACCGCAAGGGACAAGTATTCTTTGTCGACCCCGAGTCCCGCGAGATCTCCAACACCGATCCCGGTTGGGCGGCCAAATGGGAGAAACTCTCCGCCGCGCGTGCGACGCCCAATCACATCCCTGGTTGGAAAGCAGGTGACTTTGGCAGCAAGCTCGACGAACCAGACTGGATGAAGAACGCCGGCCCTTGGGTCGACGGCAAAGATCCCGCCACGAGCTAGACGCGGATGATTCATGAGCCGCAGTGTGACAGCCCGGATATTGCATCAGCCGGAGTGCGCTAGAGAGCGTCCCGCTTAGAAAGTTGATCGCACCAGCCATTTTTCTCGTCTTTACTAGCACGACGCGCAAGCGAGTGAATCGTCTTTTTGTGCTTCGATTCACTCGCTTGCGCGTCGTGCTGGTATTTTGCTTGAAATTCAACGTGAAACCATGCGTTCTAAGCGGGACGCTCTCGCTAGCACCCGGTTCTCGCATTTTGCCGGGTGAACCGGACGCTATCGCGTGGCGGCTGATCAGGGCAGACCGTTTGCGTGCCAACCCATGTCAGCCGTTTCGTGCAAACGATCCATCACCAAACGATTTCGTCTGCGTTGAAGATCGGTCCTTCGACGCACGTGCGTTTGTAGTCCCATTGCTCGGGGCCGTCCTGACGCACTTTGGCGACACAGGAGAAACAAATCCCGATGCCGCATGCCATCGGCGTTTCCATCGAGACCTGGCAGTCAACGCCAGCGGACAAACAAGCTTGAGCGACCTTTTCCATCATGATCTCAGGGCCGCAGGTCACCACGCGGATCGTTTCACCTGGGCGAGCTTCGCCCAATCGCTTGGCCAGGACGTCGGGCACACGAGCCTGCATGCCGACCGAACCGTCATCGGTGCACAGCGTGATGTCAAACCCGGCACTGCGAAAGTCATCGACTCCGGCAAGCAACTCACCGGTTCGCGCACCGTAAATCAGCTCCACCCGTTTGGCCCAAGCATTCTCGCGTCCGAACGATTGCTCCCCGAGTGCTTCGCGACCAAGCACCAGCATGGGTGTTTGACCGATTCCACCGGCGGCCATGATCAAGGTGTCGCAGGGGCGATTGGAAAAACCGTTTCCCAGCGGCCCCCACAATGTGACTTTGGTGCCGAGCGCACTTTCCGCACATGCGGTGGTGAAGGTGCCCTTTTTGAGATAGACCAAGTCGATGGCTGAGGGTCCATCGTCATCGTGAATCACATCGTATACCGCCAAGGCACGACCGATCAGCGGTGAATCGACACCACTGAGTCGAATCATCACGAATTGACCGGGGATCACTCGCGCGGCGAGCGGGGCGTTGGCGACTCGCAGTCGATAAGTAGATCGAGCGACGAGTTCGTGCTCCAGAATCGGCGACTCTGCTTGGATCAAATCGTCGGCGTAGTATTCGGCGTGCAGCTTGGACATGAGTGCAATGGATGATTGAATCGTCAAGTGGTCGTGTGGTTCGGCCCGCTAACCTCGTTTGCGTCCCGGTTTCTTCTTGCCTCGCTGAGCTGCCGGCGCGTCACCGCGGGAGGAACGTCCACCGGTAGATTTCGAGCGACCGAATCCGCTGGGTTTGTTACTGGGTTTGCCGCTGGGTTTGCCACCCGCTTTCTTCGTCGATCGAGTTCGAGACGCACCGCCTTTCTTGGCTCCGCGTGTCTTGGGACCACCAGAGCCCGTCGTGCGATTGGATCGAGCGACAGATTTTCGACGCGATGTCTTGGGACGATCCGTTGATTCAACCGAGTCACCTTCGCCGCCGATGACCGACCCGCGGGTCTTGGCCTCGGTCGGCAGAAACTCGCTGGCGGAATCCGACTCCAATCGGCGTCCCCCTTTTCCGGCTCCCTTTCGTGGGCCTTTGTTGAATCCTTTACTGGTTCCTTTGCCGAATCCTTTACTGTCGTTTCCGGACGATCTGGCTGACGCCGAGCCGTAAGCTTTGCCCGCCTTCTTTTTGGTGCTTCGTTTCTTTCCGCCGCGATCTTTCTCTGCTTGCTCGGCTTCGGCCAACGCTTCCGCTTTGCTGCGTTGGACAGCCAAGTGCAGTTTTTGAACTTCGTCACGTCCTAGCAGACGATGCGCACCCGGAGGCAAATCGCCCAAACGCAGTGGTCCGATGGCGATTCGAGTCAGCGATTGAACCTTGTGGCCCAAGCGAGCCAAGATCCGCCGGATTTCGCGATTCTTTCCTTCGCGGAGAACGATCTCCATCTCCGTGGCCCGGGCGCGTGACTTGAGTACCTTTGCACCTTCGACTTGCACAAATCCGTCGGAGATGTACATCCCTTGGCGCATCGTCCGCATCGTCTCGTTCTCGACTTTGCCCGCCACCGTAACGCGATAGACCTTTCGGACACCGTACTTGGGATGCGTCAGTTGCTGCGCAAGTTCACCGTCGTTGGTCAGCAGCATCAGCCCTGTGCTGCTACGGTCCAGTCGTCCCACGGGAAAGACGCGTTCGCTCTTGGGGACCAAGTCAACCACGCGAGGTCGGCCTTGCGGATCGCGGTTGGTGCTCAAGACGCCGTCGGGTTTATTGACCGCGTAGTACACCAGCTTTTGTTTACGCAGCAGCACGCCATCGACGTGCACCTTTTGCGTCTCAGGGTCAACGGTCGTCCCCATTTGAGTGACGACAGCGCCGTCGATGTCGACGCGCCCCTCTTCGATCAACTCCTCACACTGGCGTCGGCTGCCGTAGCCGGCAGATGCCAGCAGTCGTTGCAGACGCAGCGGACCGCTCTGTTTTGCTGCCGCTGCATGGGTGGCTTTCGCAGCGGCGGCTTTGCGTCGGTTGGGGGCTGCTGGACGGTTTTGATCGGGACGGTTTTGAGGGTCAGGAGCCGATGAATCGCGGGGCATGGGGAAATAGTAGGGTGGCTAGCATCGCAGGCGGAAGATCGTCGCCGAGCGATGCCCCGGCAGGCGGATTGAAGGCACAGATCGCCTTGATCCACCAGCCTACCAAATCTGGGGCGTTTTGTGATGGGCTGATTTTGGCAAAGAATTGGCCTCGTCGCTCACAGATTGCCCAGGCGCGGATTATTCATGCGGATGATTGATTTTAGCGCAAACAGATTCTTGACAATGAGTTGTGACATCGTCGGGTTATGAATCATCCGGGCTAGTTTACAGTTTCTGACAAAATCTGTTGATACAGCTTTTCTGCCCGATCATAGGCAGCCTTGGCATCGTCGCGTTCGGAATCGCGAATCATCGGTTGCTTGGACTGCCAGCAGGTCTTCACAGCGTCGATGCACCACTGGGCACTGCTGCGACTGGCGCGAATGGGTTTGTCACCGACGTGCACAAAAATGGGATTGGTGTGAACCGACGGCAAGATCCGAACGGCGACCCAAGACGACTGGGTGATCTCCACCGGGATTTCCATCGATTGCAAGTCACCATCGGCGACCAAGGCTTTCGTGGCCACGACGTTGCCGTTGACGATGACCTGCACTGGTACTGTGCGCGTGTCACCGATCCGGCATCGCTCGATATGCCAATAGGGCTTCTCGTCCAAACGCAGCTTGGCGATTCGGTTGGTTTGGTCGGTGGGCGTTTCTTGCAAAAGTGCAGCGGCGTCGAATCGAACCGTCACGGTCTTGGGCTCGAGTAGATCCAAACGGCTTGCAGGCGCATCCGCCGTCTGCTTTTGTCCGACACCGAAATCATCTACGGAGAAATCGATGATGTGGCTCAATCCGTCACCGCAAT from Stieleria varia carries:
- a CDS encoding dihydroorotate dehydrogenase electron transfer subunit, whose translation is MSKLHAEYYADDLIQAESPILEHELVARSTYRLRVANAPLAARVIPGQFVMIRLSGVDSPLIGRALAVYDVIHDDDGPSAIDLVYLKKGTFTTACAESALGTKVTLWGPLGNGFSNRPCDTLIMAAGGIGQTPMLVLGREALGEQSFGRENAWAKRVELIYGARTGELLAGVDDFRSAGFDITLCTDDGSVGMQARVPDVLAKRLGEARPGETIRVVTCGPEIMMEKVAQACLSAGVDCQVSMETPMACGIGICFSCVAKVRQDGPEQWDYKRTCVEGPIFNADEIVW
- a CDS encoding pseudouridine synthase, with the protein product MPRDSSAPDPQNRPDQNRPAAPNRRKAAAAKATHAAAAKQSGPLRLQRLLASAGYGSRRQCEELIEEGRVDIDGAVVTQMGTTVDPETQKVHVDGVLLRKQKLVYYAVNKPDGVLSTNRDPQGRPRVVDLVPKSERVFPVGRLDRSSTGLMLLTNDGELAQQLTHPKYGVRKVYRVTVAGKVENETMRTMRQGMYISDGFVQVEGAKVLKSRARATEMEIVLREGKNREIRRILARLGHKVQSLTRIAIGPLRLGDLPPGAHRLLGRDEVQKLHLAVQRSKAEALAEAEQAEKDRGGKKRSTKKKAGKAYGSASARSSGNDSKGFGKGTSKGFNKGPRKGAGKGGRRLESDSASEFLPTEAKTRGSVIGGEGDSVESTDRPKTSRRKSVARSNRTTGSGGPKTRGAKKGGASRTRSTKKAGGKPSGKPSNKPSGFGRSKSTGGRSSRGDAPAAQRGKKKPGRKRG